The following are encoded together in the Thermothelomyces thermophilus ATCC 42464 chromosome 3, complete sequence genome:
- a CDS encoding 60S ribosomal protein L2-like protein, giving the protein MGRVIRNQRKGAGSVFTANTRLRKNPAKFRTLDYAERHGYIRGLVKEIIHDPGRGAPLARVVFNSPYRFKKITETFIANEGMYTGQFVYAGKNAALTVGNILPLSSIPEGTVVSNVEEKPGDRGALGRTSGNYVTVIGHNPDEGKTRIKLPSGAKKVVSSNARGMIGIVAGGGRTDKPLLKASRAKHKFAVKRNRWPKTRGVAMNPVDHPHGGGNHQHIGKASTISRYAAPGQKAGLIAARRTGLLRGTQKTKE; this is encoded by the exons ATGGGTCGCGTC ATCCGCAACCAGCGTAAGGGCGCTGGCAGCGTCTTCACTGCCAACACCCGTCTGCGGAAGAACCCCGCGAAGTTCCGCACCCTCGACTACGCCGAGCGCCATGGCTACATCCGGGGTCTTGTGAAGGAGATCATCCACGACCCCGGCCGTGGTGCGCCCCTCGCCCGCGTCGTCTTCAACTCGCCCTACAGGTTCAAGAAGATCACTGAGACCTTCATTGCCAATGAGGGCATGTACACTGGCCAGTTCGTCTACGCCGGCAAGAACGCCGCCCTGACCGTCGGCAACATCCTTCCTCTCTCCTCCATTCCTGAGGGTACCGTCGTCTCCAACGTCGAGGAGAAGCCCGGTGACCGTGGCGCTCTCGGCCGCACCTCCGGTAACTACGTCACTGTTATCGGCCACAACCCCGATGAGGGCAAGACCCGCATCAAGCTCCCCTCGGGTGCCAAGAAGGTCGTCAGCAGCAACGCTCGTGGCATGATCGGCATCGTTGCCGGTGGTGGCAGGACAGACAAGCCTCTCCTGA AGGCCTCGCGTGCCAAGCATAAGTTCGCCGTCAAGCGCAACCGCTGGCCCAAGACTCGTGGTGTTGCCATGAACCCGGTTGACCATCCTCACGGTGGT GGTAACCATCAACACATTGGTAAGGCGTCTACCATCTCGAGGTACGCTGCGCCGGGTCAGAAGGCGGGTCTCATTGCTGCGAGACGGACGGGTCTGCTGCGTGGTACCCAGAAGACGAAGGAGTAA